The Triticum urartu cultivar G1812 chromosome 5, Tu2.1, whole genome shotgun sequence genome contains the following window.
ATAGACAACACCTCAGAACGAGAAGTCATGAAATAAAGCCATGTGTAACGAGAGAAATCATCTATGAAAATAATATAGTATTTATGACCACCTTTCGAAGCGAAAGGGGCcggaccccatacatcagaatGGACTAAATCGAAAGGACGCTTAGACACTGACTCACTATGTGAATATGGTAACTGAATCTGCTTGCCAAGACGACAACCCTGACACTCTAAAGAGACATCTCCTGAGACAGACCCCAGAAGGCCTCGACGAACTAAAGAAGACAACCGAGAACCACACAGATGACCAAGtcgatgatgccactgctggaaGGAACCAGTGACGGAGGCAACAGAAGCGGAAGAACAGGCGATGGTGGTGGCAGCAGAAGGAACATGAAGCCAGTCCAACTCCCAAAGACCCTGAGAATCACGGCGGCGAGGGCCAGCCCCAACCAGAGTGTGCGTGTGACGGTCCTGGATAGAACAAGAGTCAACGTCGAGGATGACGCGACAACCAGAATCTGTAAGTTGACCAGCAGAAAACAAATTCATGGTAAGTCGAGGAACATGAGCAACATCAGGAACAGAATAAGAAGGAGTGGTAAGATTGCCTCTACTATCAACAGAAAGGGGAGTACCATCCGCAGTGAAGACATGAATAGGAGAATCCAGTGATCGAAGAGAGGACAAAGTGGAAGAATGAGAAGACATATGAAAAGAAGCTCCAGAGTCCAGAACCCATGGGGATGTACCTGACTGTGTAGAGGGTGATTGCTCAGTGCGGGAAGCATCAGTCACAGAACCGGCAGTACCCGTCGAGGAAGAACCTGAAGCCGCGAGCAGACGCTTAAGTCTCAGAATATCCTGCTCAGTCAAAGCAATGGCTGAAGCTGTCGAGGTAGATGACGAAGTCCCTGAAGATGATGATCGAGCCTTGCGCAGGTGTTTCTTCTTCGTGTAGCACTGAGACTCAAGATGACCATCATTGTTGCAATAGGCGCAATGTGGACGGGGGCGACCTGAGCCTCCAGAAGGAGTGGGCAAGAGCGGCGGAGCACTCGAGCGAGAAGTGGTCGATGGAGCAGGTGGCGTAGGAGCACGAGTAGCAAGCACAGAGGGAACCTCCAGCAAACCAGCACCACATAAGCGAGTCTCCTCAGCACGAATCTCAGAAAGCGCCTCCATGAGAGAAATACGGCCATGAGCAAACAACTGAGCACGCCGGGGCTCAAACTCCTTACGGAGCCGAGACAGGAACTCATAGACGCGATGAAACTCCAAATTGGCCTGGACAGCCTGGCAACAGGGGCAGGTACGACACCCAGTACTACGGAGAGAATCAAGCTGGCGCCAGATAGCAGAACTCTGTGCATAGAAGTCATCAACAATAGAGTCACCCTGCTGAAGAGCATGCTCCTGACGGATCATAGAGAGGTATAAGGCATCACCAGAGGGCTGATATTGCTCACGAAGACGGGTCCACATCTCAAAGACAGTAGGAAGACCCAGAAATTCAGAAGCAAACTGAGGCAGAACACTAGCAGTGAGAACAGCTGCAGCACGAGCATCATCATCAAGCCACTGGGTGTAAGCAGACAGAGCACCATGATACAACTGAAGAGCCTCCTCATAAGCCAAAACCCTCTCATCATAAGCACGATCAGCAGCCTCATCAGCAACCTTAGCCGCATCCTTGGCGGCCTGATTAGCATCCGTAGGAAGAACCGATGGAGTCGGCAGAGTAGGGGCCACCGGAGGAACTGGACGTGGCGGACAACAGACCTCGCCAGAAAGAACACCCCAAAGACGGATGCCACACATGTGAATGCGCATGAAGCCAGTGAACTCGGTGTAGTTAGAACCATCAAAGATCACCGGACAGCGAGGGACAGCAACATAACCCGATGAAGCAGACATTTTTTTTGGATCCGACGAGAACAACCAGATCGGGATCAGGCGCTGGCTACTAGAGCAGCGGAAGCCAGCTGGAGAGGAGATCAGGGGCACCGGCAGGACGAGCCCCCTGGGCCGATCTGACTCCCTGGGCGCCTGCGGGACGAGCCCCCCTGGGACGAGCTCCCTGGGCGCCTGCGGGACGGGCCGGCAGCCGAGCTCCCTAGGCGCATGCGGGACGGGCGGCTGGGTGACTCCCTGGTCGGGACGGGCCGGCTGCGGAAGCCCTGCGAGCGGAAGCCTGCGAGCGGCCGACTGGAGATGAGATCGGGGGCTCCTGCGGGACGAGCCCCCTGCTTCGATCGAGAGACGGAGAGGAGATCAAGCGGATTGCTTCAATCGAACAGACGGATCAAACGCACGAGTTGCAGCGTGCAAAAAATTGACCTagctctaataccatgttaggaataagcaacttgtattcccatgaggccataggccgatatatatatacatgtacaggtgtggaacatatgcaggaaacccctCATACAACGGGATAAATACAAAGGGGTACATGACTTATATTATAACTCTAACAACACTAACCTAGATATTAATGGAGTATACCACATTGCTAAGCTTGTGATTATTTAATGGCTTGAACATTTTCACGTTTAAGAACTGCCCCCTACATATTGGAAATGGTGGTGTAGGAATGAGCCACTTAGGTTCTCCTGATCATTTAAATCTATATCAAATATCAGAATTGCTTGAGCCATCTGGACACCATGGCTTTCCCTGTTCAAAAATATGTACTAAGTATTACCTACCTAAAACAAAATATGATGGCTGTTCCAAATGTTCTGGTCATAGCTTAACATCTATATTTAAAATCTAAACCTTTTGTATTATCATGGAAAGTGTGGGTATCCATGTTCTTAAGTAATCATATGAATCAATGTTCACATACCTCTAAAAGAAAATGAACAAATTTTATATTGGCTTATAATCCCTAGGCATTCTGATTGCAAGAACACATAAAGAGCTCCAGCTCAAAGTTCACCTCCCTTTTCGTCTCTGGAACTCAACTGCTAGAAAAAGGCACACAAAATTGTAAGCAAAAATATATTTTCTCAGCTCTATCCAATGACAATAAAATGCTTCTGGAAGTTTGCATGAACCGCATGCAACTAAATAACACGGAATAGGGAATCTTTATCCAATGGGGGGAACCAAATCAATTACCTCCAGATAATTTGTTGAGGCGGATGTCGTGACCGTTAAGGGAAGCACCGTTCTGATAGAGCGCTGCTTAGAAGCATCTGAACAAATATCAATATTGGAAAATTGATATAAACATATAACATGCACGTCTGTACACATACAGACTATCTGCAAGCAACTTTTTGCATCATCTACAGATTTACCCATACACACAGTTAGCAAAAAAAATCAAGTAATAGGTAGGCAACAAAAAGTAATGTACATGTACTTTGAATCTTCACTGAAGCACTGCTTAGAATCATCTGAGTAAATGTCAATATTGCAAAATTGATATAAACATACAACATCCATGTCTGTACGCATACACAGACTATCTGCAAGCCATTTTTTGCATCATCGTGCAGATTTACCCATACACACAGCTAGGAAAAATAATAATCAGGTAATTTGGTTGTAGGGAACACAAAGTAATCTAGATGTACTTTGACTCGTCAGTGAAGTTTTCAGGTTTGGCCAGCTCAAGCCATATAACTGAAGCAACACAGAGGACTTTGCTCACTGTTAGGCTTCTCGGAATCAATCTGGAAAGAGGAAAAGTTGTACTACTTAATCATGACACAAACATTAATTTTAGAGGTGTGGCAAAGCACGAACATTGTGGACCTAGAGTCAAGGAGAGGCAAAGTTAGTGGCAAGGACAATGGTATAAAAGTCTTAATATATAACTGGGGTAGTTTAAATCTACATTATTTTGTACTTGTCTCTATACATTTTCTTTTTAGATTATAACATAGTTTTATTCTTCATAATTTATACACAAATAAGCTAACTAAAATTCCACATATAATCTAGGGCAATGTAACATTTTTCACAGCAAGAGCAAATACTTCTACATTGATTATGCCCCAATGTCTATTAAAGCCCTAAAGTCTATTAGAGATCATGTCACGCTCTGCAACTAATTGGGTTCACAAATTAGTTCTATCAGGCTGACTTGTACGTCCTGATATACCCAGAAACTAATCCAAAATAAATATAGCAATATAAGTATATACAATGTATGGATTAGTAGCAggttgatatatatatatatatatatatatatatatatatatatatatatatatatatatatatatatatatatatatatatatatatatatatatgccttCAAAGAGGTTGGGAATGGCATGTGCAAAGAATATAGTGAACCCTAAAATAGCTGTACAACACATATTACATGCACGCATAGCCAACATAATAGGATTGTACCTTTTTGCCTTATATTTTATATTCAGGCAGATGCATATCGATCTGATTTCGATCCCCCGGATTCCAGAAACTTGATGTGATGATGGATTACTTTTAGTCGCCCTTCACGGCCACCTACGAAAACACACTTCACTGCATCTCAAACACATCCGGACATGTATGTAAACTGCTTTCTACAGCAGGGGTCAGACTATATTAGAATCATCAAGAACCGTGTAGCAAGTAAAGAGTAATAATCAAATACCAACTAATGAGTGTTGCCGAGAATCATGCCTAGCTTTCTACCCAACTTGCAGCCTTTATCTCCCCTGCTGGGTCTCTACGCAGACACATAATAGTACAGCTTGGAATTCAGCCAGATGCATTGCATCCTTGAACCAATGAACAGCCGCTGCCATCCCATCTATATACTGGAAACGGCCACCAATCCACCTTCTTCCTGAAAATCAGAACATAGAGGAACGGAGAGGAACAAAGTAGAGATATAATGGGAGATACACATGAAGGCTGGCTTATCTTCTTGGAGGTTCACGATGATGGCCGGAGGAACTCGGTGTGGTTAATTTGGCCACGGAGGATGCTGCCCGATGCGACTTGAAGTCGAGGTGCCGGTTGTAGGAGTCGAAGTTGAGTCCCTGGCTGGTGGGAGAGGAAAGCCCCTCTGTGTGTTGGAGGAGCCACGCCGCTATGGTTGGCTGGAAGAGGAGGGGCGGCATGCCTCGCCTCCGGACGGCGGTGTCAGTCATTGCATTACGCGAGGAACTTCGGGTTGGAGTGGATCTCTAGGAGAGCTGAGACCTTAGGGGTGGGTAGAGCCGACGAGCTTGGGGCGCTGCGGGATCCGGCCTTCCAAGGAGGCGAGACGGAGAGCACCGGGGAAAAAGGGGGCCGGGACTCGAGGCGGAGAGCACCGGGGAGCCGGCGGCCGAGACTCCGTTGTGGGCTGGCGGCAGAGGCGTACGATGGCTGCTGCAACTGCAAGGGGATTTTTTTAGAGTCGCGGCAAGTATAGATGGGATAAAGAATAGGCCAGAGTTTTTTTTTGAGAAGGAGTTACGAcagatgcaaaataaaataaatcagTTTTTCACTTGCCCGTGGCATAGTGGGCAATTTCTGTCAAACTCTGAGGCTAAATTTAACAATCAGTATTTTTTTCATTGTAGTCTATATGTGGATCAATCTACACCGTAATAACTTGGTCCCATCAGATGTACGGCTCTTAATTACTGATTAACGTGATAATTTTTAGGGAGTCACAAATcagtataggtatagatagatagatagatagatagatagatagattttTTCATTGTAGTCTATATGCGGATCAATCTACACCGTAATAACTTGGTCCCATCAGATGTACGGCTCTTAATTACTGATTAACGTGATAATTTTTAGGGAGTCAcaaattagtataggtatagatagatagatagatagatatagatatcTCAAATATGCTTAATTTAATAAAAAATGCCACAATTCATGTGGTTCGGACCGGGCCCGGTTCGGGGTTGGGAATTTTTTTCTTTGGGTTTTGCCAAGCCTGGCCCGAACCCGACCCAGCCCGTGGAATGAGCAAGTTTAGTTCGGTTTGAACTTTTGTTACCCACCATTCAATTATATTGTTACCTGATTCTCGTAAACGTTTTTGGTTATACTAGACCGTAAATGGGTACCACACAAAGTAGCACGACCCATCTCAAGCCCAAATACCCCCAGCCCCCACCGTAAATAGACCTCTTTACCGGACAAGGATAAGAGTGAACCAGGGACTGCTCGAGCAAACCCTCAGCCGCCGACACTGTCCAGCCTCTGCCCcagttcttcttcttcgtctaGGTGCCCCTACTTGTCGAGGCCCCGATCTCGCATTCAACTTCGTCCATGTCACGACCACCTTGTCACAGGAACAATAGTAGCGTCAGTGTGGGAAGAGCAGCGGTGGCCGCCCTTCCCCTTCACAGACAGGTGGTGGTGGCGTTGAATGCCCCCGAAGCCCCGATCTTCCCCTACTCCACAAGCAACCCGGCACGACGGAGCAAGGACGACGTTCGCAAGTAGCGACGATGGAGGCCGATTCCATTCTATCCTTTAGGTTACATTTTTTCCATTGATCCAAATTCGATTTCGTGATTTCTATTGCATACGTGTAAAATGCTTCAAATTCCGAATGTCGAGATTTCTGCTTAACGCTTGTagttattttttatttttttattctgtAAATCTAAAGATTGTATTTATGTTTTTCAAATTTAATCCACGTCCGTTGTACAGCAGGGATGGAAGCTATAAAAACAACATTAATACATTCAAATAAAAAAAATGCCAATTTGAACCAAATAGAATAGGGAACAAGCGCTTACACCCCGACCCCGCTGTCACTTTGCACTTTACCATTTACTAGTAGCCTTGCACATGCACACATGTCCATGCAAGACACATCTTATTCTTCAATTGAATATCACTTTTTTAGTTTTTACATACACAAGAGTATACGGTATAGACATATAGTGTGTCACTTACACTTAGTTCGGTTAATCTCCGACCACAGTCAAATAACTAAATTAAATACTCGCTCGTATGAGTCGTCGTGCCAATCCTACCCTTATTTGTCTGCTCTGCAACGCCGGTGTTTGACTAGTGCGAGTGGCCTTGACTTTCCCTATTCAAAGTCCTCATAGCGAGCGAGAATGATACATGTGGATAGCCAACATTCAACCAGGACAAGATAACATAAAAGGCGATCGCTAGCCCCATGTGCATATTAGGAGCGAGTAATTAGCGCCCAGTAGATGGGTGCAAATAAAGGAGGTGCTAAGAAGAGACACTACAAGCGAAAAATCTGCAAATAAAGGCGGTGCTAAGAAGAGACACTACATGCGAAAATCATTTGACAGGTACACAACAACAGGGGCGACCAGTTCATGTGCAACAACCATATAAAGAGAAATCAATAGAATGAATGCCACTGTCAAGTTCGTTTCCTCTCGCTTTTCGAGTTGCTTGTGCCAAATAAGCTCCGCTCGGGTCCACCCGATAAAGCATTGGGGACCATGTCTGTAGGACACCCTTTGTTCAGTCGTCTCATCTGTCGCAATTAATACGAGAAGACGACTTTGTGATCATCATGTTTTGTAGTGAAGGATATCGATGTGTACTCATGTGTCCCATGCGTTGCCATTCTCGGGATGGGAAATTCCTC
Protein-coding sequences here:
- the LOC125507115 gene encoding uncharacterized protein LOC125507115, whose translation is MSASSGYVAVPRCPVIFDGSNYTEFTGFMRIHMCGIRLWGVLSGEVCCPPRPVPPVAPTLPTPSVLPTDANQAAKDAAKVADEAADRAYDERVLAYEEALQLYHGALSAYTQWLDDDARAAAVLTASVLPQFASEFLGLPTVFEMWTRLREQYQPSGDALYLSMIRQEHALQQGDSIVDDFYAQSSAIWRQLDSLRSTGCRTCPCCQAVQANLEFHRVYEFLSRLRKEFEPRRAQLFAHGRISLMEALSEIRAEETRLCGAGLLEVPSVLATRAPTPPAPSTTSRSSAPPLLPTPSGGSGRPRPHCAYCNNDGHLESQCYTKKKHLRKARSSSSGTSSSTSTASAIALTEQDILRLKRLLAASGSSSTGTAGSVTDASRTEQSPSTQSGPSHAHSGWGWPSPP